The Desertibacillus haloalkaliphilus genome includes a window with the following:
- a CDS encoding MFS transporter: NLICSILPRAILAPFAGAITDRYSKKTIVICAQIATTLTIVGLLIVTLTSGLSLLSIYVTTVILSLASTFSGIAFTSSITGLIDKERIQKAMSLNQMSISFAAVGSPAIGGILYGTV, from the coding sequence AACTTAATCTGTAGTATTCTACCAAGGGCCATTCTTGCCCCATTTGCTGGAGCGATTACCGATAGATACTCGAAAAAAACAATTGTTATTTGCGCTCAAATTGCCACCACTCTCACAATTGTTGGTCTTCTCATTGTAACGCTAACTTCTGGACTTTCTTTGCTTTCCATCTATGTTACGACCGTTATTTTGTCATTGGCCTCTACGTTTTCAGGAATAGCCTTTACTTCTTCTATTACTGGATTAATCGATAAGGAACGAATTCAAAAAGCCATGTCTTTAAATCAAATGTCGATCTCATTTGCAGCAGTTGGGAGCCCCGCAATTGGGGGAATATTATACGGAACGGTAT